A window from Pseudobutyrivibrio ruminis HUN009 encodes these proteins:
- a CDS encoding YicC/YloC family endoribonuclease, producing the protein MVRSMTGYGKGFAENSDARVTIEMKSVNHRYLDLNIKLPKKLNFLESVVRNKIGESIFRGKVDVYITLLEHSDACYQVSVNDAMAAKYYESISAMAEKLGVDNDMKASSIVRLPDVIELTENDADEDSLKELVLSALSDCIDQFIESRIAEGQRLESDLVSKMDEMLILVDKLEKRSPQIIEEYKARLTSKIQELLDDTKIDEGRIAQEVTMYADKICIDEEMVRLKSHVAETRSVFDLDKEVGRKLDFLAQELNREANTILSKSTDVEIADIGITLKTLIEKVREQIQNIE; encoded by the coding sequence ATGGTTCGTAGTATGACTGGATACGGCAAAGGCTTTGCTGAAAATTCTGATGCCCGTGTCACAATAGAAATGAAGTCTGTTAATCACAGATATCTTGATTTAAATATCAAACTCCCAAAGAAACTTAATTTTTTAGAGAGTGTAGTTCGCAACAAAATCGGCGAAAGTATTTTTAGAGGAAAGGTAGATGTTTACATCACTTTACTCGAGCATTCTGATGCCTGCTATCAGGTATCTGTAAATGATGCTATGGCAGCAAAGTACTATGAATCTATTTCTGCTATGGCTGAAAAGCTTGGTGTAGACAACGATATGAAGGCAAGCAGCATTGTTCGTCTTCCAGATGTCATTGAGCTTACAGAAAATGATGCTGATGAAGATAGCCTTAAGGAATTAGTCCTTTCAGCTCTTTCAGATTGCATTGATCAATTCATCGAATCAAGAATTGCTGAGGGTCAGCGTTTGGAGTCTGATTTAGTTTCTAAGATGGATGAGATGCTTATTCTTGTAGACAAGCTCGAAAAACGCAGTCCTCAGATTATCGAAGAATACAAAGCTCGTCTTACTTCAAAGATTCAGGAGCTTCTCGATGACACCAAAATCGATGAGGGACGTATCGCTCAGGAAGTTACAATGTACGCAGACAAGATTTGTATCGATGAAGAAATGGTTCGTTTGAAGAGTCATGTAGCTGAGACCAGATCAGTATTTGATTTAGATAAAGAGGTTGGCCGAAAGCTTGATTTCCTTGCTCAGGAGCTCAATCGCGAAGCAAACACCATTCTTTCAAAATCTACAGATGTAGAAATTGCAGATATCGGTATCACTCTTAAAACACTTATAGAAAAGGTTAGGGAGCAGATCCAGAATATAGAATAA
- a CDS encoding Rqc2 family fibronectin-binding protein — translation MALDGISIHALVHEFNETFLNGKINKISQPEKEELLITINTQNGNKRLLVSANASLPFMYITDENKTAPAQAPGFCMLLRKHIGAGRIIEISQMGMERAVRFKIQHLNEMGDITYKYLYIEIMGKHSNIIFCNEDNMILDSIKHIPSSVSSVREVLPGRDYFIPAQEGKTNPLDSSENAFKSVVLKRSESVFKALMSSYIGISPTIANEICFRAGIDSDASCASLFDEHKEKLWASFSGLMDDIRNNNYTYNIIVDAANGKPLEYAPVTLTMYQDMESKSFDTMSEVLIEFYAKRNQYTNIRQKSSDLRKIINNHIERASKKLDLQLKQQKDTEKRDKYKIYGEMLHTYGYEAKPNDKSITVINYYDNKELTIPLDPDLSATENAKKYFDKFAKLKRTAEALNIYIEQSKQELELLKSIEAALNIAENETDLAEIRRELSDHGFIKKHSGNKKEKIKKSKPLHFVDDNGFDIYVGKNNYQNDELTFKFATGNDWWFHTKKIHGSHVIVKTNGKELPDSTYEYAAELAAYYSSGRDSQKVEIDYLQKKNVKKPASAVAGFVVYYTNYSLMATPTLEHVKLISQE, via the coding sequence ATGGCATTAGATGGTATTTCTATTCATGCATTAGTACATGAATTTAACGAGACATTTTTGAATGGAAAAATCAATAAAATATCTCAGCCTGAAAAAGAGGAATTATTGATTACTATAAATACTCAAAATGGAAACAAACGATTGTTAGTATCAGCAAACGCTTCTCTTCCATTTATGTATATCACAGATGAGAATAAAACTGCACCAGCACAAGCTCCAGGATTTTGCATGCTTCTTAGAAAGCACATAGGCGCAGGAAGAATCATTGAAATCTCACAAATGGGAATGGAACGTGCGGTTCGTTTTAAAATCCAGCATTTAAACGAAATGGGTGATATTACATACAAATATCTTTATATTGAGATTATGGGTAAACACTCTAACATAATCTTTTGCAACGAAGACAATATGATTCTTGATTCTATCAAGCATATTCCTTCATCTGTAAGTTCTGTACGCGAAGTTTTACCAGGACGTGATTATTTCATTCCTGCTCAGGAAGGAAAAACTAATCCTTTGGATTCTTCTGAGAATGCATTTAAAAGTGTAGTTCTCAAAAGAAGTGAGTCGGTGTTCAAAGCATTAATGTCATCATATATTGGCATCAGCCCAACAATTGCAAACGAAATCTGTTTCAGAGCAGGGATAGATTCTGATGCAAGCTGCGCTTCTCTTTTTGATGAACATAAAGAAAAGCTTTGGGCTAGTTTCTCAGGTTTAATGGATGATATCAGAAACAACAATTACACATATAATATCATTGTAGATGCTGCAAATGGAAAGCCGCTAGAATATGCTCCTGTTACACTTACAATGTATCAAGACATGGAGTCGAAATCATTTGATACAATGTCTGAGGTTCTGATAGAGTTTTATGCTAAGCGTAATCAATATACAAACATTCGTCAGAAGTCTTCAGATTTGCGTAAAATCATAAACAACCATATTGAGCGTGCTTCTAAAAAATTGGATTTACAATTAAAGCAGCAAAAAGACACAGAAAAACGCGATAAATACAAGATTTATGGTGAAATGCTTCATACTTACGGCTACGAGGCAAAGCCAAATGACAAATCAATAACTGTTATAAATTATTACGACAATAAAGAACTGACTATTCCTCTCGACCCAGATTTATCAGCCACAGAAAATGCAAAGAAATACTTTGACAAATTTGCAAAGTTAAAAAGAACAGCCGAAGCTCTCAATATTTATATTGAACAGTCTAAGCAGGAACTAGAGCTTCTTAAATCTATCGAAGCTGCTTTAAATATCGCTGAAAATGAAACAGATTTAGCTGAAATTCGACGTGAATTATCTGATCATGGATTCATTAAGAAGCATTCTGGTAATAAAAAAGAAAAAATCAAGAAAAGTAAGCCTTTGCATTTTGTTGATGATAATGGATTCGATATTTATGTTGGCAAAAACAACTACCAAAATGACGAGCTTACTTTTAAATTTGCTACTGGAAATGATTGGTGGTTCCATACAAAAAAGATACATGGCAGCCATGTAATTGTTAAAACAAATGGTAAGGAATTACCAGACAGTACATATGAATATGCTGCAGAGTTGGCCGCTTACTATTCTTCTGGTCGCGATTCTCAAAAGGTTGAGATAGATTACTTGCAAAAAAAGAATGTAAAAAAGCCCGCTAGCGCTGTAGCAGGCTTTGTAGTTTATTACACTAATTACTCTCTCATGGCCACTCCTACATTAGAGCACGTAAAATTGATTAGCCAAGAATGA
- the recG gene encoding ATP-dependent DNA helicase RecG, protein MELLSPIDTIKGVGEKTTKLLNKLGVYTIEDILLFFPRTYLIYPEVSMPNKDNVNSLVSIAGRIKTSPKIFRTRNKLDVLSATAYVDDVAVDLAWFNSNYIKSSLEPGKIYVFYGRLLFDKGRYKITQPLILERDKYEEIRKQIQPIYHLTKGLSNNLVLKSVKSGFEHCNIPENRLPEDIESKNDFMSYKDAIYAYHFPKDFDELVKARRRLAYEEMFFFILNSRLQEEKGVSYPNIFNITHHQETDDFRNSLPFALTNDQLKVIDDISSDLTGEYITQRLIQGDVGSGKTIVAFLAMLDVALSGYQAAIMAPTEVLAKQHYESFKNWVDDAGLDIPVALFTGSMKVSEKKAMQKLVDENERCLIIGTHALISEGRSFGELALVITDEQHRFGVQQRDKLSSKGNHPHIVVMSATPIPRTLAMILYGNMHVSAIKELPANRLPIKTCVIKESMRATAYKFVSDEIAKGHQVYIICPLVEASETTETQNVTDYSKKLKEHFKDKYQIGVLHGKMKPSEKNQVMDDFANHKTDILVSTTVVEVGVNVPNATVMMIENANRFGLAALHQLRGRVGRGDAQSYCILMNSSSDNQESERLNIMLKSNDGFYIAREDLKLRGPGDMFGVRQSGEFSFKVADIYQDADELEMASSDVDDILKKDPELENHPALRSTLNSFLANQFYVL, encoded by the coding sequence ATGGAGTTGTTATCACCGATTGACACTATTAAGGGCGTTGGAGAGAAGACAACTAAATTATTAAACAAGTTAGGAGTATATACCATAGAGGATATACTCCTTTTTTTTCCGCGTACCTATTTAATTTATCCGGAAGTATCGATGCCAAACAAAGATAACGTCAATTCACTTGTTAGCATAGCTGGGCGTATCAAGACAAGCCCAAAGATATTTCGAACACGAAACAAACTGGATGTATTATCAGCAACAGCTTATGTGGATGATGTGGCAGTTGATTTAGCTTGGTTTAATTCGAATTATATTAAATCCAGCCTGGAGCCAGGCAAAATATATGTTTTCTACGGAAGGCTATTATTTGACAAGGGTCGATACAAGATTACACAGCCTTTAATACTTGAAAGAGATAAATACGAGGAAATCCGTAAGCAAATACAGCCTATTTATCATTTAACTAAAGGCCTAAGCAACAATCTTGTATTAAAATCAGTTAAAAGTGGATTTGAGCACTGTAACATTCCAGAAAACAGGTTGCCTGAGGATATAGAATCAAAAAACGATTTTATGTCATATAAGGATGCGATTTACGCATATCATTTTCCTAAGGATTTCGATGAGCTGGTAAAAGCACGCCGTCGCCTTGCTTATGAAGAAATGTTTTTCTTTATACTTAATTCCCGTTTGCAGGAAGAAAAAGGCGTTTCATATCCTAATATATTCAACATCACACATCATCAGGAAACAGACGATTTTAGAAACTCATTACCATTCGCTTTAACTAATGATCAATTAAAGGTCATTGATGACATTTCTAGTGATTTGACAGGAGAATACATTACTCAGAGGTTAATTCAAGGTGATGTAGGAAGTGGTAAAACCATCGTTGCCTTTTTGGCTATGTTGGATGTTGCATTATCTGGATATCAAGCAGCAATCATGGCGCCTACAGAAGTGCTTGCAAAGCAGCACTACGAAAGTTTCAAAAACTGGGTTGATGATGCTGGATTAGATATTCCTGTAGCTTTATTTACTGGTTCTATGAAAGTTTCTGAAAAGAAAGCTATGCAAAAGCTGGTGGATGAAAATGAGCGATGCTTAATCATTGGCACCCATGCATTGATATCAGAAGGCAGATCTTTCGGAGAATTGGCATTAGTAATCACTGATGAACAGCATAGATTTGGCGTACAGCAACGAGATAAACTTTCCTCAAAAGGAAATCATCCGCATATTGTTGTTATGTCAGCGACCCCCATTCCTAGAACCCTGGCTATGATTCTCTATGGAAATATGCATGTTTCTGCAATCAAGGAACTTCCAGCTAATCGATTACCTATAAAAACATGTGTAATCAAAGAAAGCATGAGAGCAACCGCTTACAAATTTGTTTCCGATGAGATTGCAAAAGGGCATCAGGTATATATAATTTGCCCACTTGTCGAGGCATCAGAAACAACCGAAACGCAAAATGTTACGGATTACAGTAAAAAGCTAAAAGAACACTTTAAAGACAAATATCAGATTGGTGTTTTGCATGGAAAAATGAAGCCTTCTGAAAAGAATCAGGTAATGGATGATTTTGCTAATCATAAAACTGATATATTGGTTTCTACAACTGTTGTAGAGGTTGGTGTCAATGTTCCAAATGCAACAGTTATGATGATTGAAAATGCCAATAGATTTGGTCTTGCAGCCCTGCATCAATTAAGAGGCAGAGTTGGTAGAGGTGACGCCCAAAGTTACTGTATTTTAATGAATTCAAGCTCAGATAACCAAGAATCAGAGCGCTTGAATATTATGCTTAAGTCAAATGACGGCTTCTATATCGCCAGAGAAGATTTAAAATTACGAGGCCCTGGAGATATGTTTGGAGTTCGACAAAGTGGCGAGTTTAGCTTTAAGGTTGCCGATATTTATCAAGACGCCGACGAGCTTGAAATGGCATCCTCTGACGTAGACGACATATTAAAAAAAGACCCAGAACTGGAAAATCATCCAGCTCTAAGGTCTACATTAAACTCATTCTTGGCTAATCAATTTTACGTGCTCTAA
- a CDS encoding DAK2 domain-containing protein, whose amino-acid sequence MEIQTIDASLLSKMFLSGAKNLESKKEWINELNVFPVPDGDTGTNMTMTIMSAANAVMELQDPDMKTLSKAISSGSLRGARGNSGVILSQLFRGFTKVISSHDEVDIPLLNEAFEKAVQTAYKAVMQPKEGTILTVARAAADKAAEMATKTDNIVEFAEAVIAEAEDTLARTPDMLPVLKQAGVVDSGGQGLVQVLKGAYDALIGKEVDYTSEAVEAPKAKPAISKYAVEFVIESEKPLASYQIKELKAKLEKLASGKVSELTITEANSDEVVFSSEKEDVKEEAPKFTEPAKEMGFVSIATGEGLTSIFTELGCDYMIPGGQTMNPSTDDILSAVEKVNAKTVFVLPNNKNIILAANQAAAICEDKKIIVIPTKTIPQGITALISFAADASVEDNQAAMTEEISNVKTGQVTYAVRDTVIDDKEIRKDDWMGMGDSGLLSVNADISTAFLEMIDEMVSDDSAVVSIYWGEGSNQDDAQALGDKVLEKYSDLEVEISEGGQAVYAYIVSVE is encoded by the coding sequence GTGGAGATTCAAACTATCGATGCGTCTTTATTATCAAAGATGTTCCTTTCGGGCGCAAAAAATCTTGAATCTAAAAAGGAATGGATTAACGAATTAAACGTTTTCCCAGTTCCTGATGGTGATACAGGTACAAACATGACTATGACTATCATGTCTGCAGCAAATGCTGTAATGGAACTTCAGGATCCAGACATGAAGACATTGTCTAAGGCTATTTCATCTGGCTCACTTAGAGGCGCTAGAGGTAATTCTGGTGTTATTTTGTCTCAGCTTTTCCGTGGTTTCACAAAGGTTATTTCAAGCCACGACGAAGTTGATATTCCACTTTTAAATGAGGCCTTTGAAAAGGCTGTTCAGACTGCTTACAAGGCAGTTATGCAACCAAAAGAAGGTACAATTCTTACAGTTGCCCGCGCTGCTGCTGACAAGGCTGCAGAGATGGCTACAAAGACAGACAATATTGTAGAATTTGCTGAGGCTGTTATAGCAGAAGCAGAGGATACACTTGCAAGAACTCCAGATATGCTTCCAGTTTTGAAGCAGGCTGGTGTTGTAGATTCAGGCGGACAGGGTCTTGTTCAGGTTCTCAAGGGTGCTTACGATGCCCTTATCGGTAAGGAAGTTGATTACACATCAGAGGCTGTAGAAGCTCCAAAAGCTAAGCCAGCTATCTCTAAGTATGCTGTAGAGTTCGTTATCGAATCTGAGAAGCCACTTGCTTCATACCAGATTAAAGAATTAAAAGCTAAGTTAGAGAAGTTAGCTTCTGGAAAGGTTTCTGAGCTTACTATCACAGAGGCAAATTCTGATGAAGTAGTATTTTCTAGCGAAAAAGAAGATGTTAAGGAAGAGGCTCCTAAGTTTACAGAGCCAGCAAAGGAAATGGGATTTGTTTCAATTGCTACAGGTGAAGGTCTTACATCTATCTTTACAGAGCTTGGCTGTGACTACATGATTCCAGGTGGTCAGACAATGAATCCTTCTACAGACGATATTCTTTCAGCTGTAGAAAAGGTTAATGCAAAGACAGTATTTGTTTTACCAAACAATAAAAATATCATTCTCGCAGCAAATCAGGCAGCTGCTATTTGTGAGGATAAAAAGATTATCGTTATCCCTACAAAGACAATTCCTCAGGGAATTACAGCTCTTATTTCATTCGCTGCAGACGCTAGCGTTGAAGATAACCAGGCTGCCATGACAGAGGAAATCTCTAATGTTAAGACTGGTCAGGTTACATACGCTGTTCGTGATACTGTTATTGATGATAAAGAAATCAGAAAAGATGACTGGATGGGTATGGGCGATTCAGGCCTCCTTTCAGTAAATGCTGATATTTCAACTGCATTCCTTGAGATGATCGACGAGATGGTTTCTGATGATTCCGCTGTAGTTTCTATCTACTGGGGTGAAGGTTCAAATCAGGATGATGCTCAGGCTCTTGGAGACAAGGTTCTTGAGAAGTATTCAGATCTTGAAGTTGAAATTTCAGAAGGCGGACAGGCTGTTTACGCATACATCGTTTCAGTGGAGTAA
- a CDS encoding Asp23/Gls24 family envelope stress response protein: MQGQMETELGKIVIDTDVIATYAGSVAVECFGIVGMAAVNMKDGLVKLLKKDYLNHGISVNINEDNTISLDFHVIVSYGVSVAAVAENLIETVKYKVSSFTGLTVDTINIYVEGVRVID, from the coding sequence ATGCAAGGTCAAATGGAAACAGAGCTTGGTAAGATTGTTATAGACACAGATGTTATTGCTACTTATGCCGGTTCAGTTGCAGTAGAGTGCTTCGGCATTGTAGGCATGGCTGCTGTCAATATGAAAGATGGCTTGGTTAAGCTTCTCAAGAAAGATTATTTAAATCACGGAATTAGTGTCAATATCAATGAGGACAACACAATTTCGTTAGATTTTCATGTTATTGTTTCATATGGTGTTAGCGTTGCTGCAGTAGCAGAGAACCTCATCGAAACAGTAAAATATAAAGTTTCGTCTTTTACTGGTTTAACTGTTGATACAATCAATATCTACGTTGAAGGCGTAAGAGTTATTGACTAA
- the rpmB gene encoding 50S ribosomal protein L28, with the protein MAKCAVCGKGAHFGNNVSHSHRRSNHMWKSNVKSVKCNVNGTPKKLYVCTSCLRSGKVERA; encoded by the coding sequence ATGGCAAAATGTGCAGTTTGTGGAAAAGGCGCTCATTTCGGTAACAATGTGAGCCATTCTCATAGAAGATCCAATCATATGTGGAAGTCTAATGTGAAGTCCGTTAAGTGTAATGTGAATGGAACACCTAAGAAGTTATATGTATGTACTTCTTGTTTACGTTCTGGCAAGGTTGAGCGTGCTTAA
- a CDS encoding peptidoglycan D,D-transpeptidase FtsI family protein, with the protein MTKKKTTKKAIRKEIYVIAIMFAMVFIAMIVYLSYYVKEGAKDFIYNSYNSRFSAFSDDVTRGSIYTADGHIIAKTGYDDTKQEIRVYPDERLFSHAVGYVDKGMAGLEAYYSFDLLKSHISLKDQINNNLSGKKSPGDDLYTTFDYETQLAAYEGMGMYDGAVIAIEPSTGKVIAMVSKPDYDPNTIATYWDDINSESNNKSVLLNRATQGAYPPGSTFKIVTTIAYLRANNGNSDFSYNCNGSLKVGDFTIHCSSNKSHGSENLLKAFSNSCNSAYAYMGINLDKEEFSETAEELLFNDTLPTQIETTKASNFSLENSDEKLVGQTAIGQGNTTVSPLHMCMLVSAIANDGELMEPYYADRLVSAEGDIVSQTDEKSYGKIMSDSEVALLNEYMEAVVMDGTADSVDFGNLKVYGKTGTAEYTTNKSITHSWFVGYAIDNTGKELAIAVIMEGAGYGSKHAAPLAAKVFDAYFQ; encoded by the coding sequence ATGACTAAAAAGAAGACTACTAAGAAAGCAATCAGAAAAGAAATATATGTTATAGCAATCATGTTTGCCATGGTCTTTATTGCTATGATTGTCTATCTTTCCTACTACGTAAAAGAAGGAGCAAAGGATTTTATTTATAACTCTTATAACTCAAGATTTTCTGCTTTTTCAGATGATGTAACAAGAGGTAGCATATATACCGCTGATGGGCATATTATAGCCAAGACAGGTTATGATGATACAAAGCAGGAAATACGTGTATATCCAGATGAAAGGCTGTTTAGCCACGCTGTAGGCTATGTCGACAAAGGGATGGCAGGCTTAGAGGCTTATTACTCATTTGACCTATTGAAAAGCCACATTTCACTTAAGGATCAGATTAATAATAATCTCAGTGGCAAAAAAAGTCCTGGTGATGATTTATACACGACATTTGATTATGAAACTCAGCTTGCTGCTTACGAAGGCATGGGAATGTATGACGGGGCAGTAATAGCAATCGAGCCTTCTACAGGAAAAGTAATTGCGATGGTATCAAAACCTGATTACGATCCAAACACAATTGCAACATATTGGGATGACATAAATAGTGAATCAAACAATAAATCAGTGCTTTTAAATAGAGCTACACAAGGAGCATATCCTCCTGGTTCAACATTTAAAATTGTTACCACTATAGCCTATTTAAGAGCTAATAATGGTAACTCAGATTTTAGCTACAATTGCAATGGTTCTCTTAAAGTAGGGGATTTTACAATTCATTGTAGTAGTAATAAATCTCATGGTTCCGAAAATCTGTTAAAAGCATTTTCAAATTCCTGCAACAGCGCATATGCATATATGGGAATAAATCTAGATAAAGAAGAGTTCTCTGAAACTGCAGAGGAATTATTATTTAATGATACTTTGCCTACACAGATTGAAACCACCAAAGCATCCAACTTTTCTCTTGAAAACAGTGATGAAAAGCTTGTAGGCCAAACAGCTATAGGCCAGGGTAATACTACAGTTTCTCCTCTTCATATGTGCATGCTCGTATCTGCAATTGCCAATGACGGCGAATTAATGGAGCCATATTATGCTGATAGGTTAGTTAGCGCCGAAGGAGATATTGTTAGTCAAACAGATGAAAAAAGCTACGGTAAGATAATGTCTGATTCCGAAGTAGCTCTATTAAATGAATACATGGAAGCTGTTGTAATGGATGGAACCGCTGATAGCGTAGATTTCGGCAATTTAAAAGTTTATGGTAAAACTGGAACAGCAGAGTATACTACCAATAAAAGCATCACTCATTCCTGGTTTGTAGGATATGCAATAGATAATACTGGAAAAGAACTGGCTATTGCTGTTATAATGGAGGGAGCAGGATATGGAAGTAAGCATGCAGCTCCATTGGCAGCAAAGGTTTTTGATGCATATTTCCAGTAA
- a CDS encoding FtsW/RodA/SpoVE family cell cycle protein, whose product MVFTLLDVIQIFEAKIGEDLSGILSTIQAIMVVCFLINGSVILYYVKEDPRIILLAIFQLALFVAISISMTKLNYGKSGALLNNMLMLLSFSFIALERLDMSRATRQFVFAIASAGFAILAMLVLKNIKHINRKLFIFALVGIALLLIVHFTGKVEYGAKLSLSFGSISIQPSEFVKLTYLFFISGCIVTYKDIRGFLFSSIGAGLHVIVLVLSRDLGTAMIFLVAYVFMIFIAYKNYIVLSLEFIVAVVGGIYAYNKFPHIQSRFIAWSDPLSVIDDKGYQITQSLFAIGSGGWFGSGLTNGQPNKIPVVTKDFIFAAISEELGAVVAICLIIIVMCTSIMLFNRAFACSNSFYMLVINGIAIIFSIQAILNIGGVIKFIPSTGVTLPFISYGGSSLLSMFICFYIAQCSDELIYINKGRRRYD is encoded by the coding sequence ATGGTGTTTACACTATTAGATGTTATACAGATATTTGAGGCAAAAATCGGCGAAGATTTATCGGGGATTTTATCTACTATTCAAGCTATCATGGTAGTCTGTTTTTTGATAAATGGCTCCGTCATTTTATACTATGTAAAAGAAGACCCTAGAATTATTCTTTTGGCTATCTTTCAGCTGGCTTTATTTGTTGCAATAAGCATATCAATGACCAAACTAAACTATGGCAAATCTGGAGCTCTTTTAAATAATATGTTGATGCTTCTAAGCTTTAGTTTTATTGCACTAGAAAGACTTGATATGAGTAGGGCAACCAGACAGTTTGTTTTTGCCATTGCATCTGCAGGATTTGCTATATTAGCCATGCTGGTACTTAAAAATATCAAGCATATCAATCGAAAGCTATTTATTTTTGCCCTTGTTGGCATAGCGCTTCTTTTAATAGTGCATTTCACAGGAAAGGTGGAGTATGGCGCAAAACTATCCCTTTCCTTTGGAAGCATAAGTATACAGCCTAGTGAATTTGTAAAGCTTACTTATCTATTCTTTATCAGCGGTTGTATAGTGACATATAAGGATATACGCGGCTTTTTATTCTCTTCAATTGGAGCAGGATTGCATGTTATAGTTCTTGTATTATCAAGAGATTTAGGAACTGCAATGATTTTTCTTGTTGCTTATGTGTTCATGATATTCATAGCTTATAAGAACTATATAGTTTTATCTTTAGAGTTTATTGTTGCTGTTGTTGGTGGAATATATGCATACAATAAATTTCCTCATATTCAATCCAGATTTATTGCGTGGTCGGACCCTTTATCTGTCATTGATGATAAGGGATATCAGATAACACAATCGTTATTTGCAATTGGCTCAGGAGGTTGGTTTGGATCTGGTCTTACAAACGGTCAGCCAAATAAGATTCCGGTTGTTACTAAGGACTTTATCTTTGCAGCTATCTCAGAAGAATTAGGGGCAGTTGTAGCTATATGCTTAATAATTATTGTGATGTGCACCAGCATTATGCTTTTTAATAGAGCTTTTGCATGTTCTAACAGCTTTTATATGTTGGTTATCAATGGAATCGCAATTATTTTTTCGATTCAAGCTATATTAAATATTGGCGGCGTAATCAAATTTATACCATCCACAGGTGTCACCTTACCTTTTATCAGCTATGGTGGCAGCTCGCTACTTTCAATGTTTATTTGTTTTTACATCGCACAGTGTTCTGATGAATTAATATATATAAACAAAGGCAGAAGACGTTATGACTAA